The genomic segment TGAGACTATTCTTGCCAATGGCATGGCAGACCAGATTATTGAGATGTACGCCATGGGCACCAGCACACGTGACATCAGCAGCTACTTTGAGCGTGAGTTCAACACAACTCTATCAGCCGATACAATCAGCTCTATAACAGACCGTGTATTACCCGAAATCACCGCCTGGAAGTCTCGCATGCTCGATCCTGTATATGCCATTTGCTGGCTTGATGCTATCCATTATAAGGTAAAGGATGAGAATGGCAGAGCTGTCACACGAGCCATTTACAACATTCTTGGTATCAACAAGGAAGGCCAAAAAGAACTGTTAGGTATGTATGTGTCTAAGAGTGAAGGAGCTAACTTCTGGCTAGAAGTTCTTACGGATCTTCAGAACCGTGGTGTTCGAGACATCTTGATTTGTTGTATTGATGGTCTCAAAGGCTTCCCGGATGCCATCCAAAGCGTATTTCCTGAGAGTTCTGTGCAGCTCTGTATTGTCCATCAGATACGCAATTCTATCAAGTATGTTGGCAGTAAGCATCAAAAGGAGTTTATCAAGGATTTAAGAACAGTATATGGTGCAGTAAACAAAGACTCCGCTGCTGCTAATTTAGACCTGTTAGAGTCTAAGTGGGGAGAGATGTACCCAATTGTCATCAAGTCATGGCGTGACAATTGGGAACGTCTGACAGAGTATTTCCAATATACTCCAGCCATCCGTAAACTCATTTATACGACCAATACGGTTGAGGGGTATCACAGACAGGTAAGAAAGGTCACAAAGACTAAAGGGGTCTTTCCTACGGATAATTCTTTGGAGAAGCTTGTGTACTTAGCTTACCGCAACATCCGTAAGAAATGGACTATGCCACTGGCAAATTGGGGACAAATTTCTCAACAAATGGCAATAAAATTTGGAGATAGATTTAAAATTATGTAACTTTGCAGCCGAAAAGGCTTCCCTGCTGGGGGCATGCCCCCAGCAGGGAGTGGGAATGAAAGTTAAGAACAAGCCTTGACACAGTTTAAATTACACCCCCGTTTTTTATGGGTGAAAAAATCATATTTCGCTACCATAAAATGTATTATTTACGACTTTATAGATAAAAATCGTCGTATCTTTGCATCAGTTAAAACAAACGGACGTTGTGAAACGTC from the Segatella copri genome contains:
- a CDS encoding IS256 family transposase, with protein sequence MDNLEIDYKKAAQQLRSGEALFGKDGALAPLLERILNSALEGEMDAHLSEEERSSGNRRNGKMSKKVQTKYGEVTIETPRDRDGTFQPETVKKRETILANGMADQIIEMYAMGTSTRDISSYFEREFNTTLSADTISSITDRVLPEITAWKSRMLDPVYAICWLDAIHYKVKDENGRAVTRAIYNILGINKEGQKELLGMYVSKSEGANFWLEVLTDLQNRGVRDILICCIDGLKGFPDAIQSVFPESSVQLCIVHQIRNSIKYVGSKHQKEFIKDLRTVYGAVNKDSAAANLDLLESKWGEMYPIVIKSWRDNWERLTEYFQYTPAIRKLIYTTNTVEGYHRQVRKVTKTKGVFPTDNSLEKLVYLAYRNIRKKWTMPLANWGQISQQMAIKFGDRFKIM